One Dama dama isolate Ldn47 chromosome 16, ASM3311817v1, whole genome shotgun sequence DNA window includes the following coding sequences:
- the LOC133071381 gene encoding olfactory receptor 2K2, protein MQGENLTSWSFFFLEGFSRYPKLEIVLFVFSLLMYLITLLGNSTLILITVVDSRLQTPMYLFLGNLAFMDICYTSASIPTLLVNLLSSQKTIIFSGCAVQMYLSLAMGSTECVLLAVMAYDRYVAICSPLRYPIIMNRRVCVQMATISWVTGSLTALLETSFALRIPRCGNLIDHFTCEILAVLKLACTRSLLMDTIMLVISVLLLPVPMLLICISYVFILSTILRISSAEGRSKAFSTCGAHLTVVILYYGAALSMYLKPSSSGSQEIDKIISLLYGVLTPMLNPIIYSLRNKEVKDAVKKVLGKMYLQQTQERL, encoded by the coding sequence ATGCAAGGCGAAAATCTTACCAGTTGGAGTTTCTTTTTCCTGGAAGGTTTTTCTAGATACCCAAAGTTAGAGATTGTTctctttgtcttcagtcttttaaTGTATCTGATAACCCTCTTGGGCAACAGCACTCTTATTTTAATCACTGTCGTAGACTCACGTCTTCAGACGCCCATgtacttgttccttggaaatcTCGCTTTCATGGATATTTGTTACACATCTGCTTCTATTCCTACTTTGCTGGTGAACTTGCTGTCATCCCAGAAAACcatcatcttttctgggtgtgcTGTACAGATGTATCTGTCCCTTGCCATGGGCTCCACGGAGTGTGTGCTCCTggctgtgatggcctatgaccgatACGTGGCCATTTGCAGCCCGCTGAGATACCCCATCATCATGAACAGACGGGTCTGTGTGCAGATGGCCACCATCTCCTGGGTGACAGGCTCTCTGACAGCCCTGCTGGAAACGAGCTTCGCCCTACGGATACCCCGCTGTGGGAATCTCATCGACCACTTCACGTGCGAAATTCTGGCAGTGCTGAAGCTAGCTTGCACACGGTCCCTGCTCATGGACACAATCATGCTGGTGATCAGTGTGCTCCTCCTGCCCGTTCCAATGCTCTTAAtttgcatctcttacgtcttcaTCCTTTCCACTATTCTGAGAATCAGCTCAGCAGAGGGCAGAAGCAAAGCCTTTTCTACCTGTGGTGCCCACTTGACTGTGGTGATCTTGTATTACGGGGCTGCTCTCTCCATGTACCTAAAGCCTTCTTCATCAGGCTCACAAGAAATAGATAAAATCATCTCGTTGCTTTATGGAGTGCTTACTCCTATGCTGAATCCCATAATTTACAGCTTAAGAAACAAAGAAGTCAAAGATGCGGTGAAAAAAGTGCTGGGCAAAATGTACTTGCAGCAAACACAGGAACGTCTCTGA